A window from Theropithecus gelada isolate Dixy chromosome 1, Tgel_1.0, whole genome shotgun sequence encodes these proteins:
- the CD1D gene encoding antigen-presenting glycoprotein CD1d: protein MGCLLFLLLWALLQAWGSAEVPQSLFPFRCLQISSFANSNWTRTDGLAWLGELQTHSWSNDSDTIRSLKPWSQGTFSYQQWEALQRVFRVYRSSFTRDVKEFAKMLRLSYPVELQVSAGCEVHPGNASHNFFHVAFQGRDILSFQGTSWEPAQEAPLWVNLAIQVLNQDKWTRETVQWLLNDTCPQFVSGLLESGKSELEKQVKPKAWLSRGPSPGPGRLQLVCHISGFYPKPVCVKWMRGEQEQQGIQRGDILPNADETWYLRATLEVAAGEAAGLSCRVKHSSLEGQDIVLYWGGSHTSVGLIALAVLACLLFLLALIVGFTFRFKRQTSYQGIL, encoded by the exons ATGGGGTGCCTGCTGTTTCTGCTGCTCTGGGCGCTCCTCCAGGCTTGGGGAAGCGCTGAAG TCCCGCAAAGCCTTTTCCCCTTCCGCTGCCTCCAGATCTCGTCCTTCGCCAATAGCAACTGGACGCGCACCGATGGTTTGGCGTGGCTGGGGGAGCTGCAGACGCACAGCTGGAGCAACGACTCCGACACTATCCGCTCTCTGAAGCCGTGGTCCCAGGGCACGTTCAGCTACCAGCAGTGGGAGGCGCTGCAGCGTGTATTTCGGGTTTATCGAAGCAGCTTCACCAGGGACGTGAAGGAATTCGCCAAAATGCTGCGCTTATCCT ATCCCGTGGAGCTCCAGGTGTCCGCTGGCTGTGAGGTGCACCCTGGAAACGCCTCACATAACTTCTTCCATGTAGCGTTTCAAGGAAGAGATATTCTGAGTTTCCAAGGAACTTCTTGGGAGCCAGCCCAAGAGGCCCCACTTTGGGTAAACTTGGCCATCCAAGTGCTCAACCAGGACAAGTGGACGAGGGAAACAGTGCAGTGGCTCCTTAATGACACCTGCCCCCAATTTGTCAGCGGCCTCCTTGAGTCAGGGAAGTCGGAACTGGAGAAGCAAG TGAAGCCCAAGGCCTGGCTGTCCCGTGGCCCCAGTCCTGGCCCTGGCCGTCTGCAGCTTGTGTGCCATATCTCAGGATTCTACCCAAAGCCCGTGTGCGTGAAGTGGATGCGGGGTGAGCAGGAGCAGCAGGGCATTCAGCGAGGGGACATCCTGCCCAATGCTGACGAGACATGGTATCTCCGAGCAACCCTGGAGGTGGCCGCTGGGGAGGCGGCTGGCCTGTCCTGTCGGGTGAAGCACAGCAGTCTAGAGGGCCAAGACATCGTCCTCTACTGGG GTGGGAGCCACACCTCCGTGGGCTTGATCGCCTTGGCAGTCCTGGCATGCTTGCTGTTCCTCCTTGCACTCATTGTAGGCTTTACCTTCCGGTTTAAGAGGCAAAC ttccTATCAGGGCATCCTGTGA